One stretch of Prinia subflava isolate CZ2003 ecotype Zambia chromosome 7, Cam_Psub_1.2, whole genome shotgun sequence DNA includes these proteins:
- the LOC134552608 gene encoding BCL2/adenovirus E1B 19 kDa protein-interacting protein 3-like isoform X2 has translation MGARGRHVTVSGGGCARSTRGAMAGAGDDGSWVELRCGPGCPEPELAPSPFSCHADVEQMLLEAQLETESSDGTLLVLGSPAWDDDGGSQGSDQPGESEVLPAHSQPQPGCPHPPQWHVPEEAKWRQRRLTASLGWACTRCPRYLSPKEFAFVCSPQPVLWSLQGGAVGRKKRLFSSELLLLFIPSLLLSHLLTLGLGIYIGKRLAASSANPL, from the exons ATGGGGGCTCGCGGGCGTCACGTGACTGTCAGCGGCGGGGGCTGCGCGCGGAGCACCCGCGGGGCCATGGCGGGAGCCGGTGATGACG GCTCCTGGGTGGAGCTGCGGTGTGGCCCAGGCTGCCCCGAACCCGAGCTGGCACCATCGCCGTTCTCCTGCCACGCCGACGTGGAGCAGATGCTGCTGGAGGCCCAGCTGGAGACAGAGAGCAGTGACGG GACCCTGCTCGTGCTGGGCTCCCCAGCCTGGGATGATGATGGAGGCAGCCAAGGGAGTGATCAGCCAGGGGAGAGTGAGGTgctgcctgcccacagccagccccagccaggctgccccCACCCCCCGCAG TGGCATGTGCCAGAGGAAGCCAAGTGGAGGCAGCGACGCCTGACAGCGTCCCTGGGCTGGGCCTGTACCCGCTGCCCTCGGTACCTGTCTCCAAA GGAATTTGCCTTTGTGTGCTCCCCCCAGCCAGTGCTGTGGAGCCTGCAGGGAGGTGCAGTGGGGAGGAAGAAGAGACTTTTcagttcagagctgctgctgctcttcatcCCCTCGCTCCTGCTCAGCCACCTGCtgaccctggggctggg GATCTACATTGGGAAGCGCCTGGCAGCCTCCTCAGCCAACCCTCTGTGA
- the LOC134552608 gene encoding BCL2/adenovirus E1B 19 kDa protein-interacting protein 3-like isoform X1 produces the protein MRVPGEEPWVHRTSRTRDCTWCSCGVQAGVRGVPGRAPGGDGMGCRGGPGAAQGLTAPPGSWVELRCGPGCPEPELAPSPFSCHADVEQMLLEAQLETESSDGTLLVLGSPAWDDDGGSQGSDQPGESEVLPAHSQPQPGCPHPPQWHVPEEAKWRQRRLTASLGWACTRCPRYLSPKEFAFVCSPQPVLWSLQGGAVGRKKRLFSSELLLLFIPSLLLSHLLTLGLGIYIGKRLAASSANPL, from the exons ATGAGAGTCCCGGGAGAGGAGCCCTGGGTGCACAGGACATCCCGCACCAGGGACTGCACTTGGTGCTCCTGCGGTGTGCAGGCAGGGGTGCGGGGTGTGCCAGGGAGGGCTCCCGgcggggatgggatggggtgcaGGGGTGGGCCCGGGGCAGCGCAGGGGCTGACAGCCCCCCCAGGCTCCTGGGTGGAGCTGCGGTGTGGCCCAGGCTGCCCCGAACCCGAGCTGGCACCATCGCCGTTCTCCTGCCACGCCGACGTGGAGCAGATGCTGCTGGAGGCCCAGCTGGAGACAGAGAGCAGTGACGG GACCCTGCTCGTGCTGGGCTCCCCAGCCTGGGATGATGATGGAGGCAGCCAAGGGAGTGATCAGCCAGGGGAGAGTGAGGTgctgcctgcccacagccagccccagccaggctgccccCACCCCCCGCAG TGGCATGTGCCAGAGGAAGCCAAGTGGAGGCAGCGACGCCTGACAGCGTCCCTGGGCTGGGCCTGTACCCGCTGCCCTCGGTACCTGTCTCCAAA GGAATTTGCCTTTGTGTGCTCCCCCCAGCCAGTGCTGTGGAGCCTGCAGGGAGGTGCAGTGGGGAGGAAGAAGAGACTTTTcagttcagagctgctgctgctcttcatcCCCTCGCTCCTGCTCAGCCACCTGCtgaccctggggctggg GATCTACATTGGGAAGCGCCTGGCAGCCTCCTCAGCCAACCCTCTGTGA
- the LOC134552608 gene encoding uncharacterized protein LOC134552608 isoform X3 codes for MRVPGEEPWVHRTSRTRDCTWCSCGVQAGVRGVPGRAPGGDGMGCRGGPGAAQGLTAPPGSWVELRCGPGCPEPELAPSPFSCHADVEQMLLEAQLETESSDGTLLVLGSPAWDDDGGSQGSDQPGESEVLPAHSQPQPGCPHPPQWHVPEEAKWRQRRLTASLGWACTRCPRYLSPNQCCGACREVQWGGRRDFSVQSCCCSSSPRSCSATC; via the exons ATGAGAGTCCCGGGAGAGGAGCCCTGGGTGCACAGGACATCCCGCACCAGGGACTGCACTTGGTGCTCCTGCGGTGTGCAGGCAGGGGTGCGGGGTGTGCCAGGGAGGGCTCCCGgcggggatgggatggggtgcaGGGGTGGGCCCGGGGCAGCGCAGGGGCTGACAGCCCCCCCAGGCTCCTGGGTGGAGCTGCGGTGTGGCCCAGGCTGCCCCGAACCCGAGCTGGCACCATCGCCGTTCTCCTGCCACGCCGACGTGGAGCAGATGCTGCTGGAGGCCCAGCTGGAGACAGAGAGCAGTGACGG GACCCTGCTCGTGCTGGGCTCCCCAGCCTGGGATGATGATGGAGGCAGCCAAGGGAGTGATCAGCCAGGGGAGAGTGAGGTgctgcctgcccacagccagccccagccaggctgccccCACCCCCCGCAG TGGCATGTGCCAGAGGAAGCCAAGTGGAGGCAGCGACGCCTGACAGCGTCCCTGGGCTGGGCCTGTACCCGCTGCCCTCGGTACCTGTCTCCAAA CCAGTGCTGTGGAGCCTGCAGGGAGGTGCAGTGGGGAGGAAGAAGAGACTTTTcagttcagagctgctgctgctcttcatcCCCTCGCTCCTGCTCAGCCACCTGCtga
- the AUP1 gene encoding lipid droplet-regulating VLDL assembly factor AUP1, producing MEPPAAPGPERLFDSHRFPTDGFLLLALLLYAPVGLCLLVLRVFIGVHVFLVSCALPDSVVRRFIVRVMCSVLGLLVRQSDPRLRGAGARVFIANHITPFDHNVVSLLTSCNTPALSGAPGFICWSRGFMELGVTGSRAELVDSLKEYSAHQGNPPLLLFPEEAATNGRAGLLRFSSWPFSILDEVQPVALQVRRPLVAVSVADSSWIAELLWTFFVPFTVYQVRWMPSVPRRADEQIEDFALRVQELLAMELGVVSTRITAADRTEHMKRLRHTSRLPFAPAVSQRTAARPRVPPSLSGGAPEDVRVVAMAQQVKEVLPHVPLEVIRTDLVQTNCVDTTIANLLEGRVPFFPESKETADLPAPSTSQAAAASGIQGSVAAPSSKPATKQFAKSPVERHLSLQERKRALYDYARRRFAEKHGAARAGGSP from the exons ATTCCCGACCGATGGGTtcctgctcctggccctgctgctctaCGCCCCCgtggggctctgcctgctcgTCCTGCGCGTCTTCATCGGCGTCCACGTGTTCCTGGTCAGCTGCGCCCTGCCCGACAGCGTCGTGCGCCG GTTCATTGTCCGTGTGATGTGCTCCGTGCTGGGGTTGCTGGTGCGTCAGAGCGACCCTCGGCTGCGCGGGGCCGGCGCCAGGGTCTTCATTGCCAACCACATCACCCCCTTCGACCACAACGTCGTCAGCCTGCTCACCTCCTGCAACACG cctgccctgagtGGTGCCCCGGGATTCATCTGCTGGTCCCGGGGATTCATGGAGCTGGGAGTGACAGGCAGCCGTGCGGAGCTGGTGGATTCCCTGAAGGAATACTCGGCCCACCAGGGGAACCCACcgctgctgctgttcccagaggagGCGGCCACCAACGGCAGGGCCGGGCTGCTCCGCTTCAG ctcctggcccttcTCCATCCTGGATGAGGTCCAGCCCGTTGCCCTGCAGGTCCGGAGGCCGTTGGTGGCTGTG AGCGTGGCTGACTCCTCCTGGATCGCAGAGCTGCTCTGGACCTTCTTTGTTCCCTTCACAGTTTATCAAGTAAG GTGGATGCCGTCTGTCCCCAGACGAGCGGACGAGCAGATCGAGGACTTTGCGCTCCGAGTTCAGGAG CTCTTGGCCATGGAGCTGGGTGTGGTATCCACACGGATCACCGCTGCCGACAGGACCGAGCACATGAAGCGGCTGAGGCACACGTCACGGCTGCCCTTTGCCCCAG CCGTGAGCCAGCGCACGGCAGCCCGGCCCAGGGTGCCCCCCAGCCTGTCTGGGGGTGCTCCCGAGGACGTGAGGGTCGtggccatggcacagcaggTCAAGGAGGTGCTGCCTCACGTGCCCTTGGAGGTCATCAGGACAGACCTGG TCCAAACCAACTGTGTGGACACCACCATTGCCAACTTGCTGGAGGGGAGAGTTCCCTTCTTCCCTGAGAGTAAAGAGACTGCAGACCTGCCTGCCCCGTCTacctcccaggctgcagctgcttctggcaTCCAGGGCTCTGTGGCTGCGCCTTCTTCCAAG CCGGCTACAAAGCAGTTTGCAAAATCCCCCGTGGAGCGTCACCTGTCCTTGCAGGAGAGGAAACGAGCCTTGTACGACTACGCCAGGAG GCGGTTCGCTGAGAAGCACGGCGCGGCAAGGGCCGGCGGCAGCCCCTGA